AGAAAGAAATCCCATTTTGATTTGCTTCAAAAATTCTACAATCTGAGGATTCTGAGTGTGCAGCTGCTCTCTCTGCATAATCCTGTAAAAGCATTTTTGAGTACGGATCTTGTTAGAAAACTGATCAATTACTTTTTCTATTTTCTGCCATTCGTTGATATCGGTTCGTCCCAAAAGATCTTTTGAAAAAAACTGACCTTCATTCATTCTGTATTCCACTAATTTCTCATAAAGTTTTTCCTTAGAGCCAAAATAATATGAGATCATAGAGATATTTACATTAGCCTCCTTTGCAATTTCCCGGGTGGAAGTTCCTTCAAACCCCTTTTCTGCAAAGAGCTTCTCGGCCGCGAATAATATATTTTCTTCTTTTGAAATCATGCTAGTGTTCATTTTTCAGGGCGCAAATTTACACAAGTTTTATATAAAATCAAACGATTGATTGATTTTTAATATAGATTTAATTTATTGTAAACAAAAGACGATCTCTATAATCCAGTGCGAGACTAATAAAAAAGCCACTATTTCCAGCAAGAACCCTCAGTAATGACAAGATTTATTTAAAGTTCTGATAATGCTCTGTAATAAATCCTTTTATTGCTTAAAAAATTTTGAACTTTGAAAAAAATGAAAAATAAAAACTCCGGTACTGCTACCGGAGTTTTCTTTATGTGCTTTTGTGAATATATCTTGATAGTTTTATACCCAGATCTGTCCATACAATTTTAGGATTACCGTTTCGGGTCAGATGCAGATCGGCTGCATTGATTTCTTCTAAGATACTCTCAATATTGGCTCCGCTGATGAATTTTGAAAATCCTGTCCAGTTGAATCCGTTTGCATCTATCTTTTTATATACCAGATTCTCGGACTGATAATTCTGAAGTAATGCAAGCCTAAAGATTTCCGAACAGTAGTTCAGGAAGTTTTTCTGCTTTTCTCTATTCCATCCTGCAATTTCTCTGGCCCAAAGAATGATACTTCTTAGATACTCGGGTTTCTTTTTTACCATAAAGGCATCTCTCACCCACTGCACGAAGAGCTTTTCAAATTCATTGGTTTTATCTCCGGAATTCAGCAGCTTTACAGCATCATTAAGATCTCCCTGCGCTTCATGAACAATTTCTTTCACTTTTTCCTCTGAAACAGAAAAGTTTTTTTTGAGATAGTTTTCAATATCTTCATCATGTATTCTAGGGATTTCTACAATCTGTGTTCTGGAAAGAATGGTAGGAAGAATATCATTAGTGCTTTCTGCAGTAAGAAGGATAATTGTTTTTGCGGGTGGTTCTTCTAAAAATTTCAAAAATTTGTTTGAAGCCGCAATATTCATTTTATCAGCCCTCCAGACAATAAGGATTTTGGTTCCCCCTTCAAAGCTTTTTAAAGAAAACTTCTGGTTCTGGTCATCAATTTCATCTGCTGAAATAAACAGCTGTTTGTTTTCAGACTCTAAAAAAGCGGTCCAGTCATCATAACTTG
The window above is part of the Chryseobacterium sp. MA9 genome. Proteins encoded here:
- a CDS encoding TetR/AcrR family transcriptional regulator is translated as MNTSMISKEENILFAAEKLFAEKGFEGTSTREIAKEANVNISMISYYFGSKEKLYEKLVEYRMNEGQFFSKDLLGRTDINEWQKIEKVIDQFSNKIRTQKCFYRIMQREQLHTQNPQIVEFLKQIKMGFLSMYSQILDSGLKNGIFTKKPPIYLLHSTVSGTLFYAFNAKEMYKEFLNETEDEEAFDERYYTELNKHIKYLLKDLLGYEENK
- a CDS encoding DNA polymerase III subunit delta'; the encoded protein is MNWENIAGQTNLKKLLRESIAENRVSHAQLFVGKEGYGTLPMVLAYAKEILNRENEHAAAKVEHLNHLDLHFSFPVFTDNRNSLSKNKFDEFREMIMASPYASYDDWTAFLESENKQLFISADEIDDQNQKFSLKSFEGGTKILIVWRADKMNIAASNKFLKFLEEPPAKTIILLTAESTNDILPTILSRTQIVEIPRIHDEDIENYLKKNFSVSEEKVKEIVHEAQGDLNDAVKLLNSGDKTNEFEKLFVQWVRDAFMVKKKPEYLRSIILWAREIAGWNREKQKNFLNYCSEIFRLALLQNYQSENLVYKKIDANGFNWTGFSKFISGANIESILEEINAADLHLTRNGNPKIVWTDLGIKLSRYIHKST